From one Gadus morhua chromosome 8, gadMor3.0, whole genome shotgun sequence genomic stretch:
- the kif1ab gene encoding kinesin-like protein KIF1A isoform X1, whose product MATASVKVAVRVRPFNSREMGKDSKCIIQMSGNTTTILNPKQPKENKSFNFDHSYWSHTTPEDSNFASQVQVYRDIGEEMLLHAFEGYNVCIFAYGQTGSGKSYTMMGRQEKDQIGIIPLMCEDLFTKFSDTNNDNSKSYSVEVSYMEIYCERVRDLLNPKNKGNLRVREHPLMGPYVEDLSKLAVTSYNDIQDLMDSGNKARTVAATNMNETSSRSHAVFNIIFTQKKHDMDSENTSEKVSKISLVDLAGSERADSTGAKGTRLKEGANINKSLTTLGKVISALAEVDSAPNKNKKKKKVENHIPYRDSVLTWLLRENLGGNSRTAMVAALSPADINYDETLSTLRYADRAKQIRCNAVINEDPNNRLVRELKEEVSRLKELLFSQGLGDIIENLCDYKNTVNNRQAGHQRGDLSTVTHAMTGMSPSPSLSALSSRAASISNLHDRIFSPASEEAIERLKETEKIIAELNVTWEEKLRRTESIRMEREALLAEMGVAMREDGGTVGVFSPKKTPHLVNLNEDPLMSECLLYYIKDGVTKVGRDDAKTRQDIVLSGHFIQDEHCTFSSSTGPQGEGNVILDPCEGAETYVNGKRVTTPIVLKSGNRIIMGKSHVFRFNDPEQARMERERTPCAETPVEPVDWAFAQRELLDKQGIDMKQEMEQRLQELEDQYRKEREEASNLLEQQRLDYESKLEALQKQVDSRCLESPEEEEEPEEEVNLINFSGAVNCFPFVVPWTPRETELALWAFRKWRFYQFTSLRDLLWGNAIFLKEANAISVELKKKVQFQFVLLTDTLYSPLPPDLLPASAAKERERRPFPKTIVAVEVQDQKNGATHYWTLEKLRQRLDLMREMYDRAADVPNSGVEECDPALTGGDPFYDRFPWFRLVGRAFVYLSNLLYPVPLVHRVAIVSEKGEVKGFLRVAVQAISADEEAPDYGSGVRQSGTAKISFEDQQFEKFQTETCPGGLPYSHSSQEELRIVEGQGQSSEVGISADEVNNNTCSATPEPPLSPLKGLGLGLGPGLDALELSQEKALSHLKVGSTFTFRVTVLQASSISAEYADIFCQFNFIHRHDEAFSTEPLKNTGRGPPLGFYHVQNITVEVTKWFLEYIKTQPIVFEVFGHYQKQPFPPLCKDMISPLRPSRRQFPRVMPLSKPVPATKLSTLKRSTAGPCHSKYDLMAFFEICELEANGDYIPSVVDHRGGMPCHGTFLLHQGIQRRITVTIAHETGNDIEWKEVKELVVGRIRNTPEADETIIDPNILSLNILSCGYYWPKHDDNVSLGVDHRTFYRFEAAWDSSMHNSLLLNRVTPYGEKIYITLSAYLEMENCTQPTVITKDFCMVFYSRDAKLPASRSIRNLFSTGCLRPSESNRVTGVYEVTLCHVADNGSPGMQRRRRRVLDTSVAYVRGEENLAGWRPRSDSLILDHQWELEKLSLLQEVEKTRHYLLLREKLEATLQAGQEALYKTSDASQLSPALSPVMSPTVAGPPAPQSPAPFSLAPLSPVPLSPNQRQRELAAKCLRLLMHTFNREYSQVSSSASESKLSEMSASLMSSTCSGLSTLTPSSTCPSLVEGNYDIRHTEPGSGASTPDLDPFSPVDKRKALRGCTFVPDIQEIRVSPIVSKKGYLHFLEPHSNGWVKRYVVVRRPYVYLYRSERDSVERAVINLSSAQVEYSEDKQTLLRTPNTFAVCTEHRGILLQASNDKEMHDWLYAFNPLLAGTIRSKLSRRKSVQSAIF is encoded by the exons TTTGCGTCCCAGGTTCAGGTGTACAGGGACATCGGGGAGGAGATGCTGCTCCACGCCTTCGAAGGCTACAACGTCTGCATCTTTGCCTACGGACAAACCGGATCGGGGAAGAGCTACACCATGATGGGCCGACAGGAGAAGGACCAGATTGGAATCATTCCTCTG ATGTGTGAGGACCTGTTCACCAAGTTCAGCGACACCAACAATGACAACAGCAAGTCCTATTCGGTGGAG GTGAGTTACATGGAGATCTACTGCGAGCGCGTTCGCGACCTGCTGAACCCCAAGAACAAGGGGAACCTGCGGGTCCGTGAGCACCCTCTGATGGGACCCTACGTGGAGGACCTGTccaagctggctgtcacctcCTACAACGACATCCAGGACCTCATGGACTCCGGCAACAAGGCCAG GACGGTGGCTGCCACCAACATGAACGAGACCAGCAGCCGTTCTCACGCTGTCTTCAACATCATCTTCACCCAGAAGAAGCACGACATGGACTCAGAGAACACCTCCGAGAAG GTCAGTAAGATTAGCCTGGTGGATCTGGCTGGCAGCGAAAGGGCTGACTCCACGGGGGCCAAGGGCACCAGACTGAAG GAGGGAGCAAATATCAACAAATCTCTGACCACACTGGGGAAAGTCATCTCCGCTTTAGCCGAAGTG GACTCAGCACCAAACAAG aacaagaaaaagaagaaagtgGAGAATCATATTCCATACCGAGACTCGGTTCTTACATGGCTGCTGAGAGAAAACCTGG GGGGGAACTCCCGTACGGCCATGGTGGCGGCCCTCAGCCCGGCGGACATCAACTACGACGAGACCCTTAGCACACTCAG ATACGCCGACCGCGCCAAGCAGATCCGCTGCAACGCCGTGATCAACGAGGACCCCAACAACCGACTGGTGcgggagctgaaggaggaggtgtcCCGGCTCAAGGAGCTGCTGTTCTCCCAGGGCCTGGGGGACATCATCGAGA ACCTGTGCGATTACAAAAACACAGTGAATAATCGCCAGGCTGGCCATCAAAGGGGTGATCTCTCCACAGTAACCCACGCCATGACTGGGatgagcccctccccctccctctccgccctgTCCAGCCGGGCCGCCTCCATCAGTAACCTCCACGACCGCATCTTCAGCCCCGCCAGCGAGGAGGCCATCGAGAGGCTCAAG GAAACAGAGAAAATCATTGCAGAGCTGAACGTGACGTGGGAGGAAAAGCTGCGACGCACTGAGTCCATCCGCATGGAGAG AGAGGCCCTGCTTGCTGAGATGGGCGTGGCCATGAGGGAAGATGGGGGCACCGTTGGCGTCTTCTCCCCGAAAAAG ACTCCTCATTTGGTGAACCTCAACGAAGACCCACTGATGTCTGAGTGTCTCCTGTATTACATCAAAGACGGCGTCACCAA GGTTGGCCGGGACGACGCCAAGACCCGTCAAGACATTGTCCTCAGCGGCCATTTCATCCAGGATGAACACTGCACGTTCAGCAGCAGCACAGGGCCCCAGGGAGAAG GAAATGTCATTCTGGACCCGTGTGAAGGCGCAGAGACCTATGTCAACGGCAAGAGAGTGACCACCCCCATTGTGTTGAAGTCTG GGAACCGCATCATCATGGGCAAGAGCCACGTGTTCCGCTTCAACGACCCAGAGCAGGCCCGCATGGAGCGGGAGAGGACCCCGTGCGCGGAGACCCCCGTGGAGCCCGTGGACTGGGCGTTCGCTCAGAGGGAGCTGCTGGACAAACAGGGGATCGACATGaagcaggagatggagcagag ACTGCAGGAGCTTGAGGACCAGTACCgcaaggagagggaagaggccAGCAATCTGCTTGAGCAGCAGCGACTG gACTATGAAAGCAAACTGGAGGCTCTTCAGAAACAAGTTGACTCCCGCTGTCTGGAGTCCcccgaggaggaagaggagccagaggaggaag ttaaTTTGATAAACTTTTCTGGCGCTGTGAACTGTTTTCCCTTTGTAGTGCCGTGGACTCCGCGCGAGACTGAGCTCGCTTTGTGGGCCTTCCGGAAGTGGCGCTTCTACCAGTTCACCTCGCTCCGCGACCTGCTCTGGGGAAACGCCATCTTCCTCAAGGAGGCCAAtgcaatcagcgtggagctcaAGAAGAAG GTCCAGTTCCAGTTTGTGCTGCTGACCGACACCCTGTActccccgctgccccccgacctgCTGCCCGCCAGCGCggcaaaggagagggagaggaggcccTTCCCCAAGACCATCGTCGCAGTCGAGGTCCAAGACCAGAAGAATGGAGCCACACACTACTGGACTCTGGAGAAACTCAG GCAGAGGCTTGACCTGATGAGGGAGATGTATGACCGTGCTGCGGACGTGCCCAACAGTGGCGTGGAGGAGTGCGACCCCGCCCTGACCGGGGGAGACCCCTTCTACGACCGCTTCCCCTGGTTCCGTCTGGTGGGCAG AGCCTTTGTGTACCTCAGTAACCTGCTGTACCCGGTGCCGCTGGTGCATCGCGTGGCCATCGTGAGCGAGAAGGGAGAGGTGAAGGGGTTCCTCAGGGTGGCCGTCCAAGCCATCTCAG CCGACGAAGAGGCCCCAGACTACGGCTCGGGCGTGAGGCAGTCCGGCACTGCCAAGATATCCTTCGAGGACCAGCAGTTTGAGAAG TTCCAGACGGAGACGTGCCCGGGGGGTCTGCCCTACTCCCACAGCTCCCAGGAGGAGCTGCGCATCGTAGAGGGCCAGGGACAGTCCTCCGAGGTGGGCATCTCTGCCGACGAGGTCAACAACAACACCTGCTCAG CTACCccagagccccccctcagccccctgaagggtctggggctggggctgggtcCGGGCCTGGACGCCCTGGAGCTGTCCCAGGAGAAGGCCCTGAGCCACCTGAAGGTGGGGAGCACCTTCACCTTCAGGGTGACGGTCCTCCAGGCCTCCAGCATCTCTGCAGAGTACGCCGACATCTTCTGCCAGTTCAA CTTCATCCACCGCCATGACGAGGCGTTCTCCACCGAGCCACTGAAGAACACAGGGAGGGGACCCCCGCTGGGGTTCTACCATGTTCAGAAT ATCACAGTGGAGGTGACCAAGTGGTTCCTGGAGTACATCAAGACGCAGCCCATCGTGTTTGAGGTCTTCGGACACTATCAGAAACAACCGTTCCCCCCCCTCTGCAAAGACATGATCAG TCCCCTGAGACCATCCAGGAGACAGTTCCCCAGGGTGATGCCCTTGTCCAAACCAG TGCCGGCCACCAAGCTCAGCACTCTGAAACGTTCCACCGCCGGGCCCTGCCACTCCAAGTACGACCTCATGGCCTTCTTCGAGATCTGTGAGCTGGAGGCCAACGGAGA CTACATCCCCTCTGTGGTGGACCACCGAGGTGGCATGCCCTGCCACGGGACCTTCCTCTTGCACCAG GGAATTCAAAGGAGGATTACCGTTACCATAGCGCACGAAACAGGAAACGATATTGAGTGGAAGGAAGTGAAGGAGCTTGTTGTCG GTCGCATCAGAAACACCCCAGAAGCAGATGAGACTATCATAGACCCCAACATCCTCTCCCTCAACATCCTGTCCTGTGGATACTACTGGCCCAAGCACGACGACAA TGTCTCCTTGGGAGTTGACCATAG GACCTTCTACCGGTTTGAGGCGGCCTGGGACAGCTCCATGCACAACTCTCTGCTTCTGAACCGAGTCACCCCATACGGAGAGAAGATCTACATCACACTCTCAGCTTACCTGGAG ATGGAGAACTGCACGCAGCCGACCGTGATCACCAAGGACTTCTGCATGGTGTTCTACTCCCGCGACGCCAAGCTGCCCGCCTCGCGCTCCATCAGGAACCTGTTCAGCACTGGATGCCTCCGGCCTTCAGAGAG CAACCGGGTCACAGGGGTCTACGAGGTGACCCTCTGCCACGTGGCAGATAATGGAAGTCCAG GCATGCAGCGGCGGCGTCGGCGCGTGCTGGACACGTCGGTGGCGTACGTCCGCGGCGAGGAGAACCTGGCCGGGTGGCGTCCGCGCAGCGACAGCCTCATCCTGGACCACCAGTGGGAGCTGGAGAAGCTCAGCCTCCTGCAGGAG GTGGAGAAGACCCGGCACTACCTGCTGCTGAGGGAGAAGCTGGAGGCCACGCTGCAGGCGGGCCAAGAGGCGCTCTACAAGACCAGCGACGCCAGCCAGCTCAGCCCCGCCCTGAGCCCCGTGATGAGCCCCACCGTggccggccccccggccccgcagagccccgcccccttcagcctggcccccctcagccccgtcccTCTCAGCCCCAACCAGCGGCAGAGGGAGCTGGCTGCCAAG TGTCTGCGTCTGCTCATGCACACCTTCAACAGGGAGTACAGCCAGGTGAGCAGCAGTGCCAGTGAGAGCAAG CTGTCTGAGATGTCGGCGTCTCTCATGAGTTCCACTTGCTCGGGCCTGAGCACACTCACCCCGTCCTCCACCTGCCCCTCATTGGTCGAGGGGAACTATGACATCAG acaTACTGAGCCCGGTTCAGGGGCCTCTACTCCAGACCTGGACCCCTTCAGCCCGGTGGACAAGAGGAAGGCCCTGCGAGGATGCACGTTTGTTCCAGACATCCAAGAGATCCGCGTCAG CCCCATCGTGTCCAAGAAGGGCTACCTCCACTTCCTGGAGCCGCACTCCAACGGCTGGGTGAAGCGCTACGTGGTGGTGCGCCGACCCTACGTCTACCTGTACCGCAGCGAGAGGGACAGCGTGGAGCGCGCCGTCATCAACCTGTCGTCGGCTCAGGTGGAATACAGCGAGGACAAGCAGACTCTGCTGAGG ACCCCCAACACGTTTGCTGTGTGCACGGAGCACCGGGGCATCCTGCTCCAGGCCAGCAACGACAAGGAGATGCACGACTGGCTGTATGCCTTTAACCCTCTGCTGGCTGGTACCATCAG GTCTAAGCTATCCAGGAGGAAGTCAGTCCAGTCGGCCATCTTTTGA
- the kif1ab gene encoding kinesin-like protein KIF1A isoform X3: protein MATASVKVAVRVRPFNSREMGKDSKCIIQMSGNTTTILNPKQPKENKSFNFDHSYWSHTTPEDSNFASQVQVYRDIGEEMLLHAFEGYNVCIFAYGQTGSGKSYTMMGRQEKDQIGIIPLMCEDLFTKFSDTNNDNSKSYSVEVSYMEIYCERVRDLLNPKNKGNLRVREHPLMGPYVEDLSKLAVTSYNDIQDLMDSGNKARTVAATNMNETSSRSHAVFNIIFTQKKHDMDSENTSEKVSKISLVDLAGSERADSTGAKGTRLKEGANINKSLTTLGKVISALAEVDSAPNKNKKKKKVENHIPYRDSVLTWLLRENLGGNSRTAMVAALSPADINYDETLSTLRYADRAKQIRCNAVINEDPNNRLVRELKEEVSRLKELLFSQGLGDIIENLCDYKNTVNNRQAGHQRGDLSTVTHAMTGMSPSPSLSALSSRAASISNLHDRIFSPASEEAIERLKETEKIIAELNVTWEEKLRRTESIRMEREALLAEMGVAMREDGGTVGVFSPKKTPHLVNLNEDPLMSECLLYYIKDGVTKVGRDDAKTRQDIVLSGHFIQDEHCTFSSSTGPQGEGNVILDPCEGAETYVNGKRVTTPIVLKSGNRIIMGKSHVFRFNDPEQARMERERTPCAETPVEPVDWAFAQRELLDKQGIDMKQEMEQRLQELEDQYRKEREEASNLLEQQRLDYESKLEALQKQVDSRCLESPEEEEEPEEEVNLINFSGAVNCFPFVVPWTPRETELALWAFRKWRFYQFTSLRDLLWGNAIFLKEANAISVELKKKVQFQFVLLTDTLYSPLPPDLLPASAAKERERRPFPKTIVAVEVQDQKNGATHYWTLEKLRQRLDLMREMYDRAADVPNSGVEECDPALTGGDPFYDRFPWFRLVGRAFVYLSNLLYPVPLVHRVAIVSEKGEVKGFLRVAVQAISADEEAPDYGSGVRQSGTAKISFEDQQFEKFQTETCPGGLPYSHSSQEELRIVEGQGQSSEVGISADEVNNNTCSATPEPPLSPLKGLGLGLGPGLDALELSQEKALSHLKVGSTFTFRVTVLQASSISAEYADIFCQFNFIHRHDEAFSTEPLKNTGRGPPLGFYHVQNITVEVTKWFLEYIKTQPIVFEVFGHYQKQPFPPLCKDMISPLRPSRRQFPRVMPLSKPVPATKLSTLKRSTAGPCHSKYDLMAFFEICELEANGDYIPSVVDHRGGMPCHGTFLLHQGIQRRITVTIAHETGNDIEWKEVKELVVGRIRNTPEADETIIDPNILSLNILSCGYYWPKHDDNVSLGVDHRTFYRFEAAWDSSMHNSLLLNRVTPYGEKIYITLSAYLEMENCTQPTVITKDFCMVFYSRDAKLPASRSIRNLFSTGCLRPSESNRVTGVYEVTLCHVADNGSPGMQRRRRRVLDTSVAYVRGEENLAGWRPRSDSLILDHQWELEKLSLLQEVEKTRHYLLLREKLEATLQAGQEALYKTSDASQLSPALSPVMSPTVAGPPAPQSPAPFSLAPLSPVPLSPNQRQRELAAKCLRLLMHTFNREYSQLSEMSASLMSSTCSGLSTLTPSSTCPSLVEGNYDIRHTEPGSGASTPDLDPFSPVDKRKALRGCTFVPDIQEIRVSPIVSKKGYLHFLEPHSNGWVKRYVVVRRPYVYLYRSERDSVERAVINLSSAQVEYSEDKQTLLRTPNTFAVCTEHRGILLQASNDKEMHDWLYAFNPLLAGTIRSKLSRRKSVQSAIF, encoded by the exons TTTGCGTCCCAGGTTCAGGTGTACAGGGACATCGGGGAGGAGATGCTGCTCCACGCCTTCGAAGGCTACAACGTCTGCATCTTTGCCTACGGACAAACCGGATCGGGGAAGAGCTACACCATGATGGGCCGACAGGAGAAGGACCAGATTGGAATCATTCCTCTG ATGTGTGAGGACCTGTTCACCAAGTTCAGCGACACCAACAATGACAACAGCAAGTCCTATTCGGTGGAG GTGAGTTACATGGAGATCTACTGCGAGCGCGTTCGCGACCTGCTGAACCCCAAGAACAAGGGGAACCTGCGGGTCCGTGAGCACCCTCTGATGGGACCCTACGTGGAGGACCTGTccaagctggctgtcacctcCTACAACGACATCCAGGACCTCATGGACTCCGGCAACAAGGCCAG GACGGTGGCTGCCACCAACATGAACGAGACCAGCAGCCGTTCTCACGCTGTCTTCAACATCATCTTCACCCAGAAGAAGCACGACATGGACTCAGAGAACACCTCCGAGAAG GTCAGTAAGATTAGCCTGGTGGATCTGGCTGGCAGCGAAAGGGCTGACTCCACGGGGGCCAAGGGCACCAGACTGAAG GAGGGAGCAAATATCAACAAATCTCTGACCACACTGGGGAAAGTCATCTCCGCTTTAGCCGAAGTG GACTCAGCACCAAACAAG aacaagaaaaagaagaaagtgGAGAATCATATTCCATACCGAGACTCGGTTCTTACATGGCTGCTGAGAGAAAACCTGG GGGGGAACTCCCGTACGGCCATGGTGGCGGCCCTCAGCCCGGCGGACATCAACTACGACGAGACCCTTAGCACACTCAG ATACGCCGACCGCGCCAAGCAGATCCGCTGCAACGCCGTGATCAACGAGGACCCCAACAACCGACTGGTGcgggagctgaaggaggaggtgtcCCGGCTCAAGGAGCTGCTGTTCTCCCAGGGCCTGGGGGACATCATCGAGA ACCTGTGCGATTACAAAAACACAGTGAATAATCGCCAGGCTGGCCATCAAAGGGGTGATCTCTCCACAGTAACCCACGCCATGACTGGGatgagcccctccccctccctctccgccctgTCCAGCCGGGCCGCCTCCATCAGTAACCTCCACGACCGCATCTTCAGCCCCGCCAGCGAGGAGGCCATCGAGAGGCTCAAG GAAACAGAGAAAATCATTGCAGAGCTGAACGTGACGTGGGAGGAAAAGCTGCGACGCACTGAGTCCATCCGCATGGAGAG AGAGGCCCTGCTTGCTGAGATGGGCGTGGCCATGAGGGAAGATGGGGGCACCGTTGGCGTCTTCTCCCCGAAAAAG ACTCCTCATTTGGTGAACCTCAACGAAGACCCACTGATGTCTGAGTGTCTCCTGTATTACATCAAAGACGGCGTCACCAA GGTTGGCCGGGACGACGCCAAGACCCGTCAAGACATTGTCCTCAGCGGCCATTTCATCCAGGATGAACACTGCACGTTCAGCAGCAGCACAGGGCCCCAGGGAGAAG GAAATGTCATTCTGGACCCGTGTGAAGGCGCAGAGACCTATGTCAACGGCAAGAGAGTGACCACCCCCATTGTGTTGAAGTCTG GGAACCGCATCATCATGGGCAAGAGCCACGTGTTCCGCTTCAACGACCCAGAGCAGGCCCGCATGGAGCGGGAGAGGACCCCGTGCGCGGAGACCCCCGTGGAGCCCGTGGACTGGGCGTTCGCTCAGAGGGAGCTGCTGGACAAACAGGGGATCGACATGaagcaggagatggagcagag ACTGCAGGAGCTTGAGGACCAGTACCgcaaggagagggaagaggccAGCAATCTGCTTGAGCAGCAGCGACTG gACTATGAAAGCAAACTGGAGGCTCTTCAGAAACAAGTTGACTCCCGCTGTCTGGAGTCCcccgaggaggaagaggagccagaggaggaag ttaaTTTGATAAACTTTTCTGGCGCTGTGAACTGTTTTCCCTTTGTAGTGCCGTGGACTCCGCGCGAGACTGAGCTCGCTTTGTGGGCCTTCCGGAAGTGGCGCTTCTACCAGTTCACCTCGCTCCGCGACCTGCTCTGGGGAAACGCCATCTTCCTCAAGGAGGCCAAtgcaatcagcgtggagctcaAGAAGAAG GTCCAGTTCCAGTTTGTGCTGCTGACCGACACCCTGTActccccgctgccccccgacctgCTGCCCGCCAGCGCggcaaaggagagggagaggaggcccTTCCCCAAGACCATCGTCGCAGTCGAGGTCCAAGACCAGAAGAATGGAGCCACACACTACTGGACTCTGGAGAAACTCAG GCAGAGGCTTGACCTGATGAGGGAGATGTATGACCGTGCTGCGGACGTGCCCAACAGTGGCGTGGAGGAGTGCGACCCCGCCCTGACCGGGGGAGACCCCTTCTACGACCGCTTCCCCTGGTTCCGTCTGGTGGGCAG AGCCTTTGTGTACCTCAGTAACCTGCTGTACCCGGTGCCGCTGGTGCATCGCGTGGCCATCGTGAGCGAGAAGGGAGAGGTGAAGGGGTTCCTCAGGGTGGCCGTCCAAGCCATCTCAG CCGACGAAGAGGCCCCAGACTACGGCTCGGGCGTGAGGCAGTCCGGCACTGCCAAGATATCCTTCGAGGACCAGCAGTTTGAGAAG TTCCAGACGGAGACGTGCCCGGGGGGTCTGCCCTACTCCCACAGCTCCCAGGAGGAGCTGCGCATCGTAGAGGGCCAGGGACAGTCCTCCGAGGTGGGCATCTCTGCCGACGAGGTCAACAACAACACCTGCTCAG CTACCccagagccccccctcagccccctgaagggtctggggctggggctgggtcCGGGCCTGGACGCCCTGGAGCTGTCCCAGGAGAAGGCCCTGAGCCACCTGAAGGTGGGGAGCACCTTCACCTTCAGGGTGACGGTCCTCCAGGCCTCCAGCATCTCTGCAGAGTACGCCGACATCTTCTGCCAGTTCAA CTTCATCCACCGCCATGACGAGGCGTTCTCCACCGAGCCACTGAAGAACACAGGGAGGGGACCCCCGCTGGGGTTCTACCATGTTCAGAAT ATCACAGTGGAGGTGACCAAGTGGTTCCTGGAGTACATCAAGACGCAGCCCATCGTGTTTGAGGTCTTCGGACACTATCAGAAACAACCGTTCCCCCCCCTCTGCAAAGACATGATCAG TCCCCTGAGACCATCCAGGAGACAGTTCCCCAGGGTGATGCCCTTGTCCAAACCAG TGCCGGCCACCAAGCTCAGCACTCTGAAACGTTCCACCGCCGGGCCCTGCCACTCCAAGTACGACCTCATGGCCTTCTTCGAGATCTGTGAGCTGGAGGCCAACGGAGA CTACATCCCCTCTGTGGTGGACCACCGAGGTGGCATGCCCTGCCACGGGACCTTCCTCTTGCACCAG GGAATTCAAAGGAGGATTACCGTTACCATAGCGCACGAAACAGGAAACGATATTGAGTGGAAGGAAGTGAAGGAGCTTGTTGTCG GTCGCATCAGAAACACCCCAGAAGCAGATGAGACTATCATAGACCCCAACATCCTCTCCCTCAACATCCTGTCCTGTGGATACTACTGGCCCAAGCACGACGACAA TGTCTCCTTGGGAGTTGACCATAG GACCTTCTACCGGTTTGAGGCGGCCTGGGACAGCTCCATGCACAACTCTCTGCTTCTGAACCGAGTCACCCCATACGGAGAGAAGATCTACATCACACTCTCAGCTTACCTGGAG ATGGAGAACTGCACGCAGCCGACCGTGATCACCAAGGACTTCTGCATGGTGTTCTACTCCCGCGACGCCAAGCTGCCCGCCTCGCGCTCCATCAGGAACCTGTTCAGCACTGGATGCCTCCGGCCTTCAGAGAG CAACCGGGTCACAGGGGTCTACGAGGTGACCCTCTGCCACGTGGCAGATAATGGAAGTCCAG GCATGCAGCGGCGGCGTCGGCGCGTGCTGGACACGTCGGTGGCGTACGTCCGCGGCGAGGAGAACCTGGCCGGGTGGCGTCCGCGCAGCGACAGCCTCATCCTGGACCACCAGTGGGAGCTGGAGAAGCTCAGCCTCCTGCAGGAG GTGGAGAAGACCCGGCACTACCTGCTGCTGAGGGAGAAGCTGGAGGCCACGCTGCAGGCGGGCCAAGAGGCGCTCTACAAGACCAGCGACGCCAGCCAGCTCAGCCCCGCCCTGAGCCCCGTGATGAGCCCCACCGTggccggccccccggccccgcagagccccgcccccttcagcctggcccccctcagccccgtcccTCTCAGCCCCAACCAGCGGCAGAGGGAGCTGGCTGCCAAG TGTCTGCGTCTGCTCATGCACACCTTCAACAGGGAGTACAGCCAG CTGTCTGAGATGTCGGCGTCTCTCATGAGTTCCACTTGCTCGGGCCTGAGCACACTCACCCCGTCCTCCACCTGCCCCTCATTGGTCGAGGGGAACTATGACATCAG acaTACTGAGCCCGGTTCAGGGGCCTCTACTCCAGACCTGGACCCCTTCAGCCCGGTGGACAAGAGGAAGGCCCTGCGAGGATGCACGTTTGTTCCAGACATCCAAGAGATCCGCGTCAG CCCCATCGTGTCCAAGAAGGGCTACCTCCACTTCCTGGAGCCGCACTCCAACGGCTGGGTGAAGCGCTACGTGGTGGTGCGCCGACCCTACGTCTACCTGTACCGCAGCGAGAGGGACAGCGTGGAGCGCGCCGTCATCAACCTGTCGTCGGCTCAGGTGGAATACAGCGAGGACAAGCAGACTCTGCTGAGG ACCCCCAACACGTTTGCTGTGTGCACGGAGCACCGGGGCATCCTGCTCCAGGCCAGCAACGACAAGGAGATGCACGACTGGCTGTATGCCTTTAACCCTCTGCTGGCTGGTACCATCAG GTCTAAGCTATCCAGGAGGAAGTCAGTCCAGTCGGCCATCTTTTGA